One Pectinophora gossypiella chromosome 9, ilPecGoss1.1, whole genome shotgun sequence genomic region harbors:
- the LOC126369340 gene encoding STAM-binding protein-like A, with protein sequence MQIEEKRLRNADLAALEPAARVKQLANYGAMVEVDPNVPPRRYFRSGLEMVRMANVYLAEGSLENAYILYMKFMTLFVEKIRKHPEYGNVPAQVKAVNQAKLKEVMPKAEKLKQKLLEQYAKEHQTYKENAEKRHLEEEERRKQEREDAKLAQRLQADENKRDGTTPHLLRTEEWAVSPPAPAVDGVLYPDDFAAEPPRAPPAAYQPAPPLIPPTIPPRPHHEPAGGVDGVGGGLWERRLRPVLVPAALLPRFLLLARGHTARNLELCGILAGVLERDQLKITHVIVPKQTGTADSCSTNNEEDIFHYQDQHNLITLGWIHTHPTQTAFLSSVDLHTQCSYQLMMPEAIAIVCAPKFNETGYFALTPDHGMQFIANCRQTGFHPHPTDPPLFYNVNHIRIEESAPIEMVDLRSGAKA encoded by the exons ATGCAAATCGAAGAAAAACGTCTGCGGAATGCAGATTTGGCTGCTTTAGAGCCTGCAGCCAGGGTGAAGCAGCTTGCCAACTATGGAGCAATGGTGGAAGTTGACCCCAACGTACCACCACGAAG ATATTTCCGATCAGGGTTAGAGATGGTCCGTATGGCAAATGTGTATTTGGCAGAGGGCAGTCTCGAAAATGCATACATTCTCTATATGAAGTTTATGACTCTTTTCGTTGAGAAGATCCGGAAACATCCAGAATATGGGAATGTTCCAGCGCAGGTGAAAGCGGTGAACCAGGCGAAACTGAAGGAGGTTATGCCCAAAGCTGAGAAACTAAAACAGAAGTTATTAGAACAGTACGCTAAAGAACATCAAACTTACAAAGAGAATGCT GAGAAGCGTCATTTGGAAGAAGAAGAGAGGCGGAAACAAGAGAGGGAAGATGCTAAGCTGGCACAGAGGTTGCAGGCTGATGAGAATAAGAGAGATGGCACAACACCACATTTGTTACGAACG GAGGAGTGGGCCGTGTCCCCGCCGGCGCCGGCCGTGGACGGCGTGCTGTACCCGGACGACTTCGCGGCGGAGCCCCCGCGCGCCCCGCCCGCCGCCTACCAGCCCGCGCCGCCGCTCATCCCGCCCACCATCCCGCCGCGCCCGCACCA CGAGCCGGCGGGCGGCGTGGACGGCGTGGGCGGCGGGCTGTGGGAGCGGCGCCTGCGGCCCGTCCTGGTGCCGGCGGCGCTGCTGCCGCGCTTCCTGCTGCTGGCGCGGGGACACACGGCGCGGAACCTCGAGCTGTGCGGCATCCTGGCTGGCGTGCTG GAGCGAGACCAACTGAAGATAACCCACGTGATAGTGCCCAAGCAGACGGGCACCGCGGACTCGTGCAGCACCAACAACGAGGAGGATATCTTCCACTACCAGGACCAGCACAACCTCATCACGCTCGGCTGGATACAC ACGCACCCGACGCAGACGGCGTTCCTGTCGTCGGTGGACCTCCACACGCAGTGTTCCTATCAGCTCATGATGCCTGAAGCCATCGCCATAGTGTGCGCGCCCAAGTTCAATGA GACAGGGTACTTCGCGCTGACGCCGGACCACGGCATGCAGTTCATCGCCAACTGCCGGCAGACCGGCTTCCACCCACATCCCACCGACCCGCCGCTCTTCTAT AACGTGAATCACATACGGATAGAAGAGTCGGCGCCAATAGAAATGGTAGATCTGCGAAG TGGGGCTAAAGCATAA
- the LOC126369335 gene encoding xaa-Pro aminopeptidase 1 yields MKMGDLKLCLFIALVFVAACSGARNSKLLAAQTTTTMPPSPPPTVRTNIMVATRQSSTQPMQLATLPPPCPEATSTVSPPGRLRAAMKNTSFTQMNAFFDAFLVFFSDEHLSEEPAPEERRLEYISGWDGAGTAAVLAEGGAALWVPSGDVTRAKDTVSCAWIVLDADDPSQPTVAEWVADRIGRAGRVGGDARLTSVLEWQGISTVLQRSGLTLVHVPTLLDQLWAEEPDPARRRPDFSRIVANLHHMEYTGLQWREKVALLRRDINMSGAEAMIVTALDEVAWLLNVRGKDVPTAPLLKAFVIVSLTDVRVYAPPGKLSMPVREALSVYNCYPNSNNNNCTRVNEYTTIYSDLRRLTESKVLIPTAGTFQRGASAAIAMAVPQPKRMYQPSPIIYLKAQKNEAEVKGMHRAHLRDAVAMCTLLSYMEGMMKTGLTELSVAMKVDVTRATQAGYVGVSMATRVAFGPSGAEPDYRATNSTKNRRVFTNSTLVIRSGGQYDEGTTVVTRTLHYGAPTHQMRTAYTTVLRSLAAMSTLQMPSALPAAHIDPVARAPLWAAKQDYPHPTGHGVGAALNRREDPVVIDYRQDTNLHNFREGYFITSEPAWYERAKFGVRLGNVLEVVLRPDGYLGFTEATLLPFEPKLIDKKQLTEYEMKWINAYNDRIRKIVGPELQSQGLLDVYYWMTNKTVHIEPMKMNKPANHGHISVVSWSLVVGVVVFSVFA; encoded by the exons CATGTTCTGGCGCGAGGAACTCCAAGCTACTGGCAGCTCAGACCACGACCACCATGCCACCATCGCCACCACCCACCGTCCGCACCAATATCATGGTGGCCACCAG ACAAAGCAGCACACAGCCGATGCAGCTGGCGACACTCCCCCCGCCTTGCCCGGAGGCCACCAGCACTGTCAGCCCCCCCGGCCGCCTGCGAGCCGCCATGAAGAACACCAGCTTCACGCAGATGAATGCCTTCTTCGACGCATTCCTCGTCTTCTTCAGTGATGAGCACCTg AGCGAAGAACCAGCTCCAGAAGAACGTCGCCTGGAGTACATCAGCGGCTGGGACGGCGCTGGCACGGCAGCTGTGCTGGCGGAAGGAGGCGCGGCGCTCTGGGTACCCTCAGGAGATGTGACTCGGGCAAAAGATACAGTATCCTGCGCGTGGATTGTCCTTGATGCTGATGATCCTAGCCAGCCTACAGTCGCTGAATGGGTGGCC GATCGCATCGGCCGCGCAGGCCGGGTGGGCGGCGACGCTCGCCTGACGTCAGTGTTGGAGTGGCAAGGCATCTCCACAGTCCTGCAGCGTAGTGGGCTGACCTTAGTCCACGTGCCCACCCTACTAGACCAGCTGTGGGCAGAGGAACCCGACCCGGCGCGCCGACGACCTGACTTCTCCCGGATCGTCGCTAACTTGCATCATATGGAGTATACTG GTCTCCAGTGGCGAGAGAAGGTGGCTCTTCTCCGCCGCGACATCAACATGTCTGGAGCCGAGGCGATGATAGTGACAGCCTTGGACGAAGTAGCATGGCTCCTCAACGTGAGAGGCAAGGACGTGCCGACCGCTCCGCTGCTGAAAGCCTTCGTCATCGTCAGCCTGACTGATGTGAGGGTCTATGCCCCCCCGGGCAAGCTGTCCATGCCCGTCAGGGAGGCTTTATCCGTCTACAACTGTTATCCGAATAGTAATAACAACAATTGTACGAG AGTCAACGAATACACGACCATCTACTCCGACCTTCGACGGCTGACTGAGTCGAAAGTCCTCATTCCTACAGCAGGGACATTTCAACGAGGTGCTTCTGCAGCCATTGCTATGGCAGTACCGCAGCCCAAGAGGATGTACCAACCTTCCCCCATTATTTACTTGAAGGCGCAGAAGAACGAAGCTGAGGTGAAGGGAATGCATAGAGCGCATCTCCGGGACGCTGTGGCTATGTGTACGCTGCTTAGTTATATGGAGGGCATG ATGAAAACAGGCCTAACTGAGCTGTCAGTAGCGATGAAGGTGGACGTGACACGGGCCACGCAGGCGGGGTACGTGGGCGTCTCCATGGCAACCAGGGTGGCGTTCGGGCCCAGTGGAGCCGAGCCTGACTACCGCGCCACCAACAGCACCAAGAACCGCCGGGTGTTCACCAACTCCACCCTTGTTATACGATCAGGAGGACAGTACGATG AGGGCACGACAGTAGTAACGCGGACCCTGCACTACGGCGCCCCAACCCACCAGATGAGGACAGCATACACCACTGTTCTCCGCTCGCTAGCCGCCATGTCTACCCTGCAGATGCCCTCTGCCTTGCCTGCAGCGCATATCGACCCTGTAGCACGGGCGCCGCTGTGGGCTGCTAAGCAAGACTACCCTCATCCAACTGGTCATGGAGTCGGGGCAGCTTTGAATCGGCGAGAAG ATCCAGTGGTAATCGACTACAGACAAGACACAAATCTTCATAACTTCCGAGAAGGATATTTCATTACAAGTG AGCCGGCGTGGTACGAGCGCGCCAAGTTTGGGGTTCGGCTGGGCAATGTGTTGGAGGTGGTGCTACGCCCTGACGGCTACCTGGGCTTCACCGAGGCGACGCTGTTGCCCTTCGAGCCCAAACTTATTGACAAGAAACAGCTAACTGAGTATGAG ATGAAATGGATAAACGCATACAACGACCGTATACGGAAGATCGTGGGCCCAGAACTGCAGAGTCAAGGTCTACTGGACGTGTACTACTGGATGACCAACAAAACCGTGCACATCGAGCCAATGAAGATGAACAAACCAGCCAATCATGGCCACATCTCTGTAGTATCTTGGAGTTTGGTCGTTGGAGTTGTAGTTTTTAGCGTATTTGCTTAA